One part of the Streptomyces lydicus genome encodes these proteins:
- a CDS encoding ABC transporter substrate-binding protein: MTEILPRSAVLTGGLVAATLVLSACGAGSDGATNADGESAATAVTAKDFGGMDALVKAAQKEGTLHAIALPRDWANYGALLDGFEKKYGIKVEVENPDGASQDEINAVTSRKGQDRAPDVLDLGSSFAYSAAQKDLLARYRVADYVDIPDGQKDSLSRWYNGYGGYISIGCDANRVRTCPTSFKDLLKPEYKGQVALNGDPTKSGSAFGTVFAAALANGGSFDYVQPGLDFFAKLKKNGNYTPVQSTSATIKKGQTPIVLDWDYLNAKYADEFKSKGLDWQVAVPEDGKFSQYYSQAINKDAPHPAAARLWQEYLYSAEGQNLWLKGYARPALMTSMEKKGTLDKTAAAKLPKVSGTPTTPTESQMDYAKEDIAQGWGKAVSR; the protein is encoded by the coding sequence GTGACCGAGATCCTGCCGCGATCCGCCGTGCTTACCGGCGGCCTCGTCGCCGCCACACTTGTCCTCAGCGCCTGTGGCGCGGGCAGCGACGGGGCGACCAACGCCGACGGAGAGAGCGCGGCCACCGCCGTGACGGCCAAGGACTTCGGGGGCATGGACGCGCTCGTCAAGGCAGCCCAAAAGGAAGGCACGCTGCACGCCATCGCGCTCCCTCGCGACTGGGCCAATTACGGTGCGCTGCTCGACGGCTTCGAGAAGAAGTACGGCATCAAGGTCGAGGTGGAGAACCCGGACGGCGCCAGCCAGGACGAGATCAACGCCGTCACCTCCCGCAAGGGCCAGGACCGGGCGCCCGACGTCCTCGACCTCGGTAGCTCCTTCGCGTACAGCGCCGCCCAGAAGGATCTGCTCGCGCGGTACAGGGTCGCCGATTACGTTGACATCCCCGACGGCCAGAAGGACTCGCTGAGCCGCTGGTACAACGGCTACGGCGGCTATATATCCATCGGCTGCGACGCCAATCGCGTGAGGACTTGCCCGACCAGCTTCAAGGACCTGCTCAAGCCGGAGTACAAGGGCCAGGTCGCACTCAACGGCGACCCCACCAAGTCGGGTTCGGCCTTCGGCACGGTATTCGCGGCCGCCCTCGCCAACGGCGGCTCCTTCGACTACGTCCAGCCCGGCCTCGATTTCTTCGCCAAGCTCAAAAAGAACGGCAACTACACGCCCGTCCAGTCCACCTCGGCCACCATCAAGAAGGGCCAGACGCCGATCGTCCTCGACTGGGACTACCTCAACGCCAAGTACGCCGACGAGTTCAAGAGCAAGGGACTCGACTGGCAGGTCGCGGTCCCGGAGGACGGCAAGTTCTCGCAGTACTACTCGCAGGCCATCAACAAGGACGCCCCGCACCCGGCGGCCGCCCGGTTGTGGCAGGAGTACCTCTACAGCGCCGAGGGCCAGAACCTCTGGCTCAAGGGCTACGCCCGCCCCGCCCTGATGACCTCCATGGAGAAGAAGGGCACGCTGGACAAGACCGCGGCCGCCAAGCTGCCGAAGGTCTCCGGCACGCCGACAACCCCGACCGAGTCGCAGATGGACTATGCCAAGGAGGACATTGCGCAGGGCTGGGGCAAGGCCGTCTCCAGATAA
- a CDS encoding serine/threonine-protein kinase: MSLREGDPAEIGGYPLEARLGSGGMGTVFLARTSSGRPVAIKLIHPQFAANDEFRTRFRQEVAAARRVSGAFTAAVVDAAPEAEQPWMATTYIQGHTLSRRIATKGPLSGAELRRLAIGLAEALRDIHRVGVIHRDLKPSNVVLSPEGPRVIDFGISRAVDQQTLTVTGRVIGTPPFMSPEQLLAPREVGPRSDVFSLGTLLAYAAMGHGPFDAESPYIVAYQVVHGVPSLEDVPAALRTVVESCLAKEPDGRPSADELLVRLRDLPADLDQSDARGVGAARTRDMITQHHSAAPATPAPTTPTPTPPTPTPPTATPAPTAPTTTPTDPGTRSVDTSISRRPRGRRRPVIAAAVAVTVAAIGGGVAALTAGGFGGTSGGDKGNSHAAPVAALPDGFQPWHRTVPGGRKDIPDELRCVAHGDALFCGGGGVVAARIRAGDGSRVWTAKSPGVPANGMYLVGATNDTVVGYRFAAQDAPQDPRSEVVAVDANNGRELWSAPSGAQSTAVTGRTQDAIVVGSDVVTVDASNSRFEARNAHSGRVTWRSSFPAGKQCAPVPVGPQLVAMCATDAEVNAMAVRHPALYPVDRASGALGRPIAVNGPAVPMGVANGRLVLLHVHLGGTELDRYNGVARVDLASQKVTYSRLAKTYTGAPGMAGSTVYVSGQTGLVTALDPATGRQKWSQQTGVEGASGPVAGADALYFSSASGRVVALSPQDGKPLWTTDPQADGLAGAGGPSPRVTLAGRAVIVAAAKNTLFAFDAQKPPKSG; encoded by the coding sequence GTGTCGCTGCGCGAAGGTGATCCAGCCGAGATCGGTGGTTATCCACTTGAGGCCCGGCTCGGCTCGGGTGGCATGGGCACGGTCTTTCTGGCCCGTACGAGTTCAGGGCGACCTGTCGCGATCAAACTGATCCACCCGCAGTTCGCAGCGAACGACGAGTTCCGCACCCGCTTCCGACAGGAAGTGGCGGCGGCGAGGCGGGTGAGCGGCGCGTTCACCGCCGCCGTGGTCGACGCTGCCCCTGAGGCCGAGCAGCCGTGGATGGCGACGACCTATATCCAGGGGCACACGCTCTCCCGGCGCATCGCCACGAAGGGCCCGCTGAGCGGAGCGGAGCTGCGGAGGCTCGCCATCGGGCTGGCGGAGGCTCTGCGGGACATCCACCGGGTGGGGGTCATCCACCGTGACCTGAAGCCCTCGAACGTCGTGCTCTCCCCCGAGGGCCCGCGCGTCATCGACTTCGGCATTTCGCGCGCCGTGGACCAGCAGACGCTGACGGTGACGGGGCGGGTCATCGGTACGCCGCCCTTCATGTCTCCGGAGCAGTTGCTGGCGCCGCGTGAGGTGGGACCGCGGTCCGATGTCTTCTCGCTGGGAACGCTGCTGGCGTACGCGGCGATGGGCCACGGGCCCTTCGACGCGGAGAGCCCCTACATAGTTGCGTATCAGGTGGTGCACGGGGTGCCGTCGCTGGAGGACGTGCCGGCGGCCCTGCGCACGGTCGTCGAGTCGTGCCTGGCCAAGGAGCCCGATGGGCGCCCCTCGGCGGACGAACTCCTCGTGCGGCTACGGGACCTGCCGGCCGACCTCGATCAGAGCGACGCGAGGGGAGTTGGCGCGGCCCGCACCCGCGACATGATCACCCAGCACCACTCCGCTGCGCCGGCCACCCCTGCGCCGACCACCCCGACGCCGACCCCTCCGACGCCGACTCCCCCGACAGCCACCCCGGCGCCGACTGCCCCGACCACCACCCCGACCGATCCCGGTACGAGAAGCGTCGACACCTCCATCAGCCGCCGACCGCGTGGCCGACGGCGTCCCGTGATCGCGGCTGCGGTCGCGGTCACGGTGGCAGCGATCGGTGGAGGAGTCGCAGCGCTGACGGCGGGCGGCTTTGGGGGGACCAGCGGCGGCGACAAGGGCAACAGCCATGCGGCCCCGGTTGCCGCACTTCCGGACGGCTTCCAGCCGTGGCACCGGACCGTGCCGGGCGGTCGCAAGGACATACCCGACGAGCTGCGTTGCGTCGCGCACGGCGACGCGCTGTTCTGCGGGGGCGGCGGTGTTGTCGCGGCCCGTATCAGGGCCGGGGACGGCTCGCGGGTGTGGACGGCGAAGAGCCCCGGCGTCCCCGCCAATGGCATGTACCTGGTGGGCGCCACCAACGACACGGTGGTCGGTTACCGCTTCGCCGCCCAGGACGCCCCGCAGGACCCTCGCAGCGAGGTGGTGGCCGTCGACGCGAACAACGGCCGGGAGCTGTGGTCCGCGCCGTCCGGCGCCCAGTCGACGGCCGTCACGGGTCGGACTCAGGACGCCATCGTGGTCGGCTCCGACGTCGTGACGGTCGACGCTTCCAACTCCCGCTTCGAGGCCCGCAACGCGCACAGCGGTCGGGTCACATGGAGGTCGTCGTTCCCCGCGGGTAAGCAGTGCGCTCCCGTCCCGGTGGGCCCACAGCTCGTCGCGATGTGCGCGACGGATGCGGAGGTGAACGCGATGGCGGTGCGCCACCCCGCCCTGTACCCGGTAGACCGCGCCTCGGGGGCACTGGGCAGGCCCATCGCGGTCAACGGCCCCGCCGTGCCGATGGGCGTCGCCAACGGCAGGCTCGTACTCCTGCACGTACACCTGGGGGGAACGGAGCTGGACCGCTACAACGGGGTGGCACGGGTCGACCTGGCCTCGCAGAAGGTCACGTACTCCCGTCTGGCCAAGACGTACACGGGGGCGCCCGGCATGGCGGGCAGCACCGTCTACGTGAGCGGGCAGACCGGTCTCGTCACGGCACTCGACCCCGCGACCGGCCGGCAGAAGTGGTCGCAGCAGACCGGCGTGGAGGGCGCGTCGGGTCCTGTCGCAGGAGCCGACGCACTGTACTTCAGCTCGGCCAGCGGACGGGTGGTCGCGCTGTCGCCGCAGGATGGCAAACCCCTGTGGACCACAGATCCGCAGGCTGACGGATTGGCGGGCGCCGGGGGCCCAAGCCCGCGTGTGACTCTCGCGGGGCGTGCGGTGATCGTGGCCGCGGCCAAGAACACTCTCTTCGCCTTCGACGCGCAGAAGCCGCCGAAGTCGGGCTGA
- a CDS encoding acyltransferase family protein translates to MFRAAIPLERPVDPAPVGRQDPAPRLDPKSGGRDPFFDNAKYLAVVLVAMGHTWEPLTHGGRVAMALYMTVYTFHIPAFVLISGYFSRGFDLSPAKLKRLITSVAVPYVVFEVLFAYFQRWVHDTPNEPISLTSPYYLDWFLAALFIWRLTTPLWKLVRWPVPLALVIAVLAAASPDVGNDFAMRRVLQFLPFFVLGLHLKPAHFDLLRQRAIRVAAAPVMLAAVVFAYWAAPRMNSAWFRQNNAVQDLGMPAWVSPVMELALFGCAVVLTVCFLALVPPRQTWFTKLGAGTLYGYLLHGFAIKMARWSGWYDTLPWVRTPVGEVLVTLLAVTLITLLCTRPVRQGFRYVMEPKMSWAFQGDAAASARRRAGTDDAVSARSPSGRTRKPDVELADQQAGQPVR, encoded by the coding sequence ATGTTCCGCGCGGCCATACCCCTCGAACGTCCTGTGGACCCGGCGCCCGTGGGGCGGCAGGATCCCGCCCCACGCCTCGATCCCAAGTCCGGCGGCAGAGATCCGTTCTTCGACAACGCGAAGTACCTGGCGGTCGTCCTCGTCGCCATGGGGCATACGTGGGAGCCGCTCACCCACGGTGGCCGGGTGGCGATGGCGCTGTACATGACCGTCTACACCTTCCACATACCGGCGTTCGTCCTCATCTCCGGCTACTTCTCCCGCGGATTCGACCTCAGCCCGGCCAAGCTCAAGCGGCTCATCACCAGTGTCGCCGTTCCGTACGTGGTGTTCGAGGTTCTCTTCGCCTACTTCCAGCGCTGGGTGCACGACACCCCGAACGAGCCGATCAGCCTCACCAGCCCGTACTACCTGGACTGGTTCCTGGCGGCTCTCTTCATCTGGCGGTTGACGACCCCTCTCTGGAAGCTCGTGCGTTGGCCAGTACCGCTGGCGCTGGTGATCGCCGTGCTCGCGGCGGCCTCACCTGACGTCGGCAACGACTTCGCCATGCGGCGGGTACTGCAGTTCCTGCCGTTCTTCGTCCTGGGACTTCACCTGAAGCCGGCCCACTTCGACCTGCTGCGGCAGCGCGCGATCCGCGTCGCGGCGGCGCCGGTGATGCTGGCCGCCGTCGTCTTCGCGTACTGGGCGGCGCCGCGCATGAACTCCGCATGGTTCCGGCAGAACAACGCCGTACAGGACCTGGGCATGCCGGCGTGGGTCTCCCCGGTCATGGAACTCGCGCTGTTCGGCTGCGCCGTGGTGCTCACCGTGTGCTTCCTGGCCCTGGTGCCACCGCGGCAGACGTGGTTCACGAAGCTGGGCGCGGGCACGCTGTACGGCTATCTGCTGCACGGTTTCGCGATCAAGATGGCACGCTGGTCCGGTTGGTATGACACTCTCCCCTGGGTGCGCACGCCGGTCGGCGAGGTCCTGGTGACGTTGCTGGCCGTCACGCTGATCACGTTGCTGTGCACGCGGCCGGTACGGCAGGGGTTCCGATACGTGATGGAGCCGAAGATGTCCTGGGCGTTCCAGGGCGACGCGGCCGCGTCGGCGCGGAGGCGGGCGGGCACCGATGACGCCGTTTCCGCACGCTCCCCAAGCGGTCGGACACGTAAGCCCGACGTCGAACTCGCGGACCAACAGGCTGGACAGCCCGTCCGGTGA
- a CDS encoding alpha/beta fold hydrolase: MEDQTSAGLRRRHVLRTAGAGALGLGLGSIALTAVTMPHDVAPQPQATPMPTPEVLGSVGQAPHLPPGFTKTFTSRFVQANGIRQHVVVGGEGPPLLLIHGWPETWYAWRLVMPALARHFTVIAVDQRGIGLTAKPKSGYDTRTLADDMVTLMAALGYQRFAAVGHDTGMPIAYALAADHPERVARLAVAEAFLPAVTPSPPLVGTAQVNKRLWHIPFNRLTDVNEQLVRGREGIYFGWQFATKAVRKLPDYAVDYYVRILASQHDALRGSFGWYRALDTTSAQDRQRRARPLTLPVLAIGGAGSLGENVADTMKRVAHDVRSVVIPGTGHWVAEEAPQEVLAALTTFLEPYRDQGRSARPQPAATLGK, translated from the coding sequence TTGGAAGATCAGACCAGCGCCGGATTGCGCCGTCGCCACGTGCTCCGCACGGCCGGTGCGGGCGCACTGGGACTCGGCCTGGGAAGCATCGCGCTGACCGCCGTCACGATGCCCCATGACGTGGCCCCGCAACCCCAGGCCACACCCATGCCGACGCCCGAAGTCCTCGGCTCCGTCGGGCAGGCGCCGCACCTGCCGCCCGGGTTCACCAAGACGTTCACCAGCCGCTTCGTCCAAGCCAATGGAATCCGCCAGCACGTGGTCGTCGGAGGAGAGGGGCCGCCGCTGCTGCTGATACACGGCTGGCCCGAGACTTGGTACGCCTGGCGCCTGGTGATGCCGGCACTGGCCAGACACTTCACGGTCATCGCCGTCGATCAACGCGGCATCGGACTGACCGCCAAACCCAAGAGCGGGTACGACACCCGCACCCTGGCAGACGACATGGTCACTCTGATGGCCGCACTCGGGTACCAGCGGTTCGCCGCGGTCGGCCATGACACCGGAATGCCCATCGCCTACGCGCTGGCCGCAGACCACCCGGAGCGCGTCGCCCGTCTGGCCGTCGCCGAAGCGTTCCTCCCAGCCGTGACCCCGTCGCCACCCCTTGTCGGCACCGCGCAGGTCAACAAGCGGCTGTGGCACATCCCCTTCAACCGACTCACCGACGTGAACGAACAACTCGTCCGGGGACGCGAAGGCATCTACTTCGGCTGGCAGTTCGCCACCAAGGCCGTACGAAAACTCCCCGACTACGCCGTCGACTACTACGTCCGGATCCTCGCCTCCCAGCACGACGCTCTGCGGGGCAGCTTCGGGTGGTACCGCGCACTCGACACCACCAGCGCCCAGGACCGGCAACGTAGAGCGCGCCCGCTGACCCTGCCCGTCCTCGCGATCGGCGGTGCGGGGAGCCTCGGCGAGAATGTCGCCGACACCATGAAACGTGTCGCACACGACGTGCGGAGCGTAGTCATCCCCGGCACCGGCCACTGGGTGGCCGAGGAAGCGCCCCAGGAAGTACTCGCGGCACTGACCACGTTTCTGGAGCCGTACCGTGACCAAGGCCGGAGCGCACGACCCCAGCCGGCCGCGACGCTCGGCAAATGA
- a CDS encoding SDR family oxidoreductase, producing MTSEPLDGHSAGGLPLLGQTLVVIGGSAGIGLATARLAREQGASVVLTGRDPERLGTAAEEAGALSTAAFDAHDAAQLERFFQQLPGPIDHVMVTAGGPSYGRLLDMDGEQARRAISDHMVLALEVARHSAGAVRPGGTLLLLGGTGARRIRPALGVAPAVTAAMPAFTASLALELAPVRVNLIAAGFVDTPLSARLLGDALDARREELRAALPIGRVVVPDDVAALAVHIMINTALTGATYDIDGGQQFVG from the coding sequence ATGACTTCTGAACCGCTTGACGGGCACAGTGCCGGCGGCCTGCCGCTGCTCGGGCAGACCCTCGTCGTCATCGGCGGGAGCGCGGGCATCGGGCTGGCGACCGCACGGCTCGCCCGTGAACAGGGCGCCTCCGTGGTCCTCACCGGACGGGACCCGGAACGGCTGGGCACCGCGGCCGAGGAAGCCGGCGCGCTCAGCACCGCGGCCTTCGACGCCCACGACGCGGCGCAGCTGGAGCGGTTCTTCCAGCAGCTGCCAGGGCCGATCGACCATGTGATGGTCACCGCGGGAGGCCCGTCCTACGGCCGCCTTCTGGACATGGACGGCGAGCAGGCACGCCGGGCGATCAGCGACCACATGGTGCTCGCACTCGAGGTCGCGCGCCACTCCGCCGGCGCCGTACGGCCGGGCGGCACGCTGCTGCTCCTGGGCGGCACGGGAGCCCGCCGGATCCGGCCCGCTCTGGGTGTCGCCCCCGCGGTCACCGCCGCGATGCCCGCGTTCACGGCCAGTCTCGCACTCGAGCTCGCGCCGGTCCGGGTGAACCTGATCGCCGCCGGCTTCGTGGACACGCCGTTGTCGGCCCGGCTGCTCGGCGACGCGCTCGACGCGCGCCGCGAGGAGCTGCGCGCCGCGCTGCCGATCGGCCGTGTCGTCGTACCCGACGACGTGGCGGCGCTCGCGGTGCACATCATGATCAACACCGCCCTCACGGGTGCGACCTACGACATCGACGGAGGCCAGCAATTCGTCGGCTGA
- a CDS encoding RidA family protein produces the protein MAITLVNPTGLPEVDVYRQVSVASGSKLVFVAGQVAWDAGGVTVGEGDLAAQVEQCYLNIATALTEAGGSFEDVAKLTVYIVDWTPDKMPSLLEGISRAAAKLGVTPTPPATLLGVAALDVPGHLVEIEAIAVLD, from the coding sequence ATGGCCATCACCCTGGTGAACCCCACAGGATTGCCCGAGGTCGACGTCTACCGGCAGGTGTCTGTCGCATCCGGGTCGAAACTGGTCTTCGTCGCCGGACAGGTCGCCTGGGATGCCGGCGGGGTCACGGTCGGCGAAGGCGACCTCGCCGCGCAGGTCGAGCAGTGCTACCTCAACATCGCCACCGCCCTGACCGAGGCCGGGGGTTCCTTCGAGGACGTGGCGAAACTGACTGTCTACATCGTCGACTGGACACCCGACAAGATGCCCTCGCTCTTGGAGGGGATATCCCGGGCGGCCGCGAAACTAGGTGTCACCCCGACCCCGCCGGCCACGCTGCTGGGCGTAGCGGCACTGGACGTACCCGGCCACCTGGTCGAGATCGAAGCCATCGCGGTCCTCGACTGA
- a CDS encoding winged helix-turn-helix transcriptional regulator, producing MGTKQFGGSPEDADLRRADSLAREIFSDVANKWALLIIEALGERTLRFSELRNEIEGISHKMLTQNLRMLERNGLVERTVHPVVPPRVEYTLTEPGQALRVTIDGLCDWTQRYLGHIETSRHRFDA from the coding sequence ATGGGAACCAAACAGTTCGGCGGCTCGCCCGAGGACGCGGACCTGAGGCGTGCGGACTCTCTGGCGCGGGAGATCTTCTCGGACGTCGCCAACAAGTGGGCGCTCCTGATCATCGAAGCCCTGGGGGAGCGCACCTTGCGCTTCAGCGAGCTGCGGAATGAGATCGAGGGCATCAGCCACAAGATGCTCACCCAGAACCTGCGCATGCTGGAGCGCAACGGTCTTGTCGAGCGGACGGTGCACCCCGTCGTGCCGCCCCGGGTCGAGTACACCCTCACCGAGCCGGGACAGGCACTGCGGGTGACGATCGACGGACTGTGCGACTGGACCCAGCGGTACCTCGGTCACATCGAGACCTCCCGCCACCGGTTTGACGCCTGA
- a CDS encoding cytochrome P450: MTLATMSAQITDFANRADPYPLYAALRESPVTRQDDGTYLVSTYYEVRSLANDPRLSNDPRNRPAGAGGPAVAEEDTNLPPSFIFHDPPEHDRLRDTAMRQFGPPHSPRFLHDMRDDITKIIADLLDALEGKTEVDVVDDFAYPLPVTAICKVLGVPREDEPLFHGWADTVASSLDPSQGKEQALQARGELGAYLSDLIDTKRRHPGSGILGPLARETGTGGSMSKAELVATSILLLIAGHETTVNLISNATLTLLRHPAVLKRFQNEPGLVVPLIEEVLRYEPPVQFIPFTTALSDIDIAGTTIPEGSQVWLLLASANRDLKRFAEPDRFDPDREDNQHLGFYTGVHYCFGAPLARMEAQLALPRLFRRIENPRLLADPPPYRVNPVLRGPRHLPLALDGLAA, encoded by the coding sequence ATGACTCTCGCCACCATGTCCGCGCAGATCACCGATTTCGCGAATCGCGCAGATCCGTACCCGCTCTACGCCGCATTGCGCGAGTCACCGGTCACGCGTCAGGACGACGGCACCTACCTGGTGAGCACGTATTACGAGGTACGGAGCCTGGCGAACGACCCGCGGCTCAGCAACGACCCGCGTAATCGCCCTGCCGGCGCCGGCGGCCCCGCCGTGGCCGAGGAGGACACGAATCTGCCGCCCAGCTTCATCTTCCACGACCCGCCGGAACACGACCGGCTGCGCGACACGGCGATGCGGCAGTTCGGCCCCCCGCACAGCCCCAGGTTCCTTCACGACATGCGGGACGACATCACCAAGATCATCGCTGACCTGCTGGACGCGCTGGAAGGCAAGACCGAGGTCGACGTCGTCGACGACTTCGCCTACCCCCTTCCCGTCACGGCCATCTGCAAGGTCCTCGGGGTGCCCCGGGAGGACGAACCGCTCTTCCACGGCTGGGCCGACACCGTGGCGTCCAGCCTCGATCCCAGCCAAGGGAAGGAGCAAGCACTCCAGGCACGCGGCGAGCTCGGCGCCTACCTGTCCGACCTGATCGACACCAAGCGCCGCCACCCCGGCAGCGGGATCCTCGGCCCCCTCGCCCGCGAAACCGGCACCGGCGGCAGCATGTCGAAGGCGGAGCTGGTGGCCACCTCGATACTGCTCCTGATCGCGGGCCATGAGACCACCGTCAACCTGATCAGCAACGCGACGCTCACGCTGCTGCGTCATCCCGCCGTCCTGAAGCGGTTTCAGAACGAACCTGGCCTGGTCGTCCCACTCATCGAGGAAGTGCTGCGGTACGAACCGCCGGTTCAGTTCATCCCGTTCACCACCGCCCTCTCCGACATCGACATCGCCGGAACCACCATCCCCGAGGGCTCGCAGGTGTGGCTTCTGCTGGCCTCGGCCAACCGTGACCTCAAGCGCTTTGCGGAGCCTGACCGGTTCGACCCTGATCGCGAGGACAACCAGCACCTCGGCTTCTACACGGGCGTCCACTACTGCTTCGGCGCCCCGCTGGCCCGGATGGAGGCGCAACTCGCCCTGCCCCGGCTCTTCCGACGAATCGAGAACCCCCGGCTGCTGGCGGACCCGCCGCCCTACCGCGTCAACCCTGTCCTGCGTGGCCCCCGCCACCTCCCCCTGGCGCTCGACGGCCTTGCCGCCTGA
- a CDS encoding cupin domain-containing protein, translating to MSNNEQAAGRNGSQPRSDAWKTALTVLQSAKPPFVPEGADAMTVLVEFPPGDPGTPPHRHSGPAFGYMLEGEMLFELEGEPERAIKAGETFWEPGGDVIHYQDGNNRTDTRSRFLVTMLCAPGQPMLTLVDDEELAQRRHLRAPRPGA from the coding sequence ATGTCGAACAACGAACAGGCGGCAGGCAGAAACGGGAGCCAGCCGCGCTCGGATGCATGGAAGACGGCGCTCACCGTGCTGCAGTCGGCGAAACCGCCGTTCGTTCCGGAAGGGGCGGACGCGATGACGGTTCTCGTCGAGTTCCCTCCCGGCGATCCCGGCACCCCTCCGCACCGGCACTCGGGACCAGCCTTCGGCTACATGCTGGAGGGAGAGATGCTCTTCGAGCTGGAAGGTGAGCCGGAGCGGGCGATCAAGGCAGGGGAGACGTTCTGGGAGCCGGGCGGCGACGTCATCCACTACCAGGACGGAAACAACCGGACGGACACCAGGAGCCGTTTCCTCGTCACCATGCTGTGCGCACCGGGGCAGCCGATGCTCACCCTGGTCGACGACGAAGAGCTCGCCCAGCGCCGGCACCTACGCGCTCCCCGCCCAGGCGCGTGA
- a CDS encoding alpha/beta hydrolase codes for MAGHTATIVLEPEAQELADATSQHPFLYELDPTAARKVLDDLQAAPVDKLPVDEEWVTVPAAVGDVRVRIVKPQGVTGTLPVVLYMHGGGWVLGNAGTHDRLVRELAVGARAAVAFVEYTPSPEAHYPVAIEQGYATAQWIVREGASKGLDTQRMAVAGESVGGNMTAALALMAKERGDVTFVQQSMYYPVTDAAMDTGSYDQFATGYYLSRKLMEWFWDAYTTDPNQRTEITASPNQATIEQLSGLPPALLIVDEADVLRDEGEEYAAKLRAADVPVTTVRYDGTVHDFMMLNSLSHSKAARGAIDQATAFLRNALGTDRT; via the coding sequence ATGGCTGGTCACACCGCCACAATCGTCCTCGAACCCGAGGCCCAGGAGCTCGCCGACGCGACCTCGCAGCATCCGTTCCTGTACGAGCTGGATCCGACCGCGGCGCGCAAGGTGCTCGACGACCTCCAGGCCGCGCCGGTCGACAAGTTGCCGGTCGACGAGGAGTGGGTCACGGTTCCGGCAGCCGTGGGCGATGTACGGGTACGCATCGTCAAGCCGCAGGGCGTCACCGGAACGCTGCCCGTGGTGTTGTACATGCACGGCGGTGGCTGGGTGCTGGGCAATGCCGGTACGCACGACCGCCTGGTGCGCGAGTTGGCGGTCGGCGCCCGTGCGGCAGTGGCCTTCGTGGAGTACACGCCCTCGCCCGAGGCGCACTACCCCGTGGCCATCGAGCAGGGCTACGCCACCGCGCAGTGGATCGTCCGCGAGGGAGCATCCAAGGGGTTGGACACACAGCGCATGGCAGTGGCCGGGGAATCGGTCGGCGGGAACATGACCGCCGCGCTCGCCCTCATGGCCAAGGAGCGCGGTGACGTCACGTTCGTACAGCAGTCGATGTATTACCCGGTAACGGACGCGGCCATGGACACCGGTTCCTACGACCAATTCGCCACCGGCTACTACCTGAGCCGCAAGCTGATGGAATGGTTCTGGGACGCCTACACGACCGACCCGAACCAACGCACGGAGATCACCGCGTCTCCCAATCAGGCCACCATCGAGCAGCTCTCCGGCCTGCCTCCCGCCCTGCTGATCGTCGACGAGGCCGACGTGTTGCGCGATGAGGGCGAGGAGTACGCCGCCAAGCTCCGCGCGGCGGACGTTCCGGTGACCACGGTGCGCTACGACGGCACGGTCCACGACTTCATGATGCTCAACTCGCTGAGCCACTCCAAAGCCGCCCGTGGAGCCATCGACCAGGCAACAGCGTTCCTGCGCAACGCACTTGGCACCGACCGGACCTGA